The window AGAGGAACTTAAATTAATCGCACTATCTTGGCTTTTCAGTTGTAACAGAAACCACTTTTGTTTTTGCCCTATACACACAGGTTTACTGTCTTGTCTGACTAAACGCTTTGGCAAACGATAGCGTAACCAAGAACGGGTCGAGGTTAGGATATGCACGTGTTCGGGTCTTAGGCCCACTTCTTCATATAGCTCACGGTACATTGCCTCTTCTGCTGTCTCGCCATCATCGACACCACCTTGAGGAAATTGCCATGAGTGTTGACCGAAGCGTCTGGCCCACATGACTTGGCCATATCTGTTACAAATTATAATGCCCACATTTGCGCGAAAGCCGTCGCTATCAATCACATGGACTCCAAATCACATTAAATTTTAATAAACTGATTGTTTCATAAAGCTAGTCTCTCAGCAAACCTCTATTTCACCCTAGGTCTTGGATAAAATCACACTTAAAAGACATTTATCAACAAAGCTAGGGGATAAAATGCGGGGATATCCACATTTTCTGTGGATATCTCTGTTTGAAACTCAGGTAAACTTGTTATAACGCTCAAAAAACATCTATTTAGCGCCATTTGATTAATTTAGAGTTAAAACTTTATCTAAAACAAATTCAATAACTTGAATGATAACTATAATTTATTAATGGCAAAAAAAGCAATAAAGCTCATTATTTAACCAGTCAGAGCTATTTCTATGGTTCTCACGATATTACTCAACTTTATACACAAATAGTGTCCACAACTGTCCACAAAAGCCAGAATAAATGCCCTTTATTCGCATTGACTTGGGGTTTTTATTAGGTTAAGGGACGCATTTTACTGAGTTATCCATAATATCTGTGGATAAGTATGTGGGGAACGCAAGGGAAAGCAGAGAGTAACTTTGAACACTTTTTTGCAAAACGGGGGGTAACTCGGATATGAAATTTAAAATCAGATACTTAGAATAAAAACATTCGGTACAAGTTTACTCAAATTGCGGAGTTCATTTTTTAACCACCATTGCTAAGCGGTTATTTTTAAGTAAAATCCAGCCATGAATCGAATTATTCCCCCCGAAAATCTCCCTGAGCTACTCGAACGCGCCCATATGATGGCTGGCGTGAGTTTGGCGCAAATTGCCGCCCAAAGAGGCCTAAGTGTCCCCAAGGATCTTAAGCGTGATAAAGGCTGGGTCGGCCAATTAATCGAAATGGAACTGGGCGCGACGGCGGGGTCGAAACCCGAGCAAGATTTTCTGCACTTAGGTGTTGAGCTTAAAACTATCCCCATCGATTCACAGGGACGACCATTGGAGACCACTTATGTTTGCGTGGCGCCGCTGTCGAATATCCAAGGGTTAACCTGGCAAAATAGCTTAGTCTGCCATAAGTTACAGCGCGTCCTTTGGGTACCAGTAGAAGGTGAGCGGCATATTCCTGTGGGAGAGCGCCGTATTGGCACCCCGATATTGTGGGAGCCTGATCCACAGGAGTTGCAATTGCTGCAACAGGATTGGGAAGAGATCATGGAGCTTATCGCCCTCGGCAAAGTCGAAAAACTCACCGCACGCCACGGCGAAGTACTGCAATTACGTCCCAAAGCCGCCAACAGTAAAGCATTAACGCAAAGCATTGCCGAAGATGGCAGCCTCAAAATGACCAACCCTAGGGGCTTTTATTTAAAGACCAGTTTCACCGCCATGATACTTAATAAGGTTTTTGGTTAATATTTAGTGACGATATAGACTTAGATTGATCCAGATCACAAATTTCACTGGCACTAAGGTGACTCTTTTCTATAAACTACGGCATTCTGAAATCACAGCCGTATTCGGATACCCATCACGCAGTGAGAGCACGTAGACAAGCGAAAAAACTCCTTTTTGCGATTTTAGCTTGGGCGATTGCCATGGCTGCATTCGTGTTTTTTCGATATGCCCAATCACCAGAACTGCCCCAATGGGCGGTAGGTTCGGCTGATCTCGCGACACTTGCTATCTATATGGGGATAATTTTTGGCAGCCTGCATTGGATGTCGAACGTTATTGCTGATTTCAGTGCCATCAATCGCCTCCCCTATGTGTTTTCTGTCATCTTTAAAGGCTTGTTTTTATTACTGGGTGCGACGACATTAGC of the Shewanella baltica genome contains:
- the rppH gene encoding RNA pyrophosphohydrolase yields the protein MIDSDGFRANVGIIICNRYGQVMWARRFGQHSWQFPQGGVDDGETAEEAMYRELYEEVGLRPEHVHILTSTRSWLRYRLPKRLVRQDSKPVCIGQKQKWFLLQLKSQDSAINLSSSGHPEFDDWRWVSYWYPVRQVVSFKRDVYRKVMKEFAVTALSFQTLEIPRKRGRQKTTG
- the mutH gene encoding DNA mismatch repair endonuclease MutH, with product MNRIIPPENLPELLERAHMMAGVSLAQIAAQRGLSVPKDLKRDKGWVGQLIEMELGATAGSKPEQDFLHLGVELKTIPIDSQGRPLETTYVCVAPLSNIQGLTWQNSLVCHKLQRVLWVPVEGERHIPVGERRIGTPILWEPDPQELQLLQQDWEEIMELIALGKVEKLTARHGEVLQLRPKAANSKALTQSIAEDGSLKMTNPRGFYLKTSFTAMILNKVFG